CTGAAAAGGTCTCACACAGAGGGCACAGAGAACACAGAGGAACAGCGGAGAGATTGAAGTTCTCTCCGTGTCCTCCGTGTCCTCTGTGTGATGCCAATCTGTTTCTCGCGAACCAGAACAATGCTCGGAAACGTGGTATGACAGCACCGGACACGAAAGACCCGTCCCTCCCCGGTGCTCCGGAGAGGGACGGGCCGCATCGGTGACGACCGGTCTACCGCTGCGCCTTCGGCGCCGTGTCGCGTCGCGTGGGGGCCGCCGGCGCCGGTGCGGGAGCGGACGGAGTGGTGTCGTTGTTCTGCGCGCCGGCGGGGGTGGAGTCGGCGCTCCCCAGGTTCTCCACGTGGATGCCGGCGTCGGCGATCCCGCTGCGGGCGGCCTCCTCGGGGGTCATCGCCTTGGCCTCCGCCTGCACTTGGCTGGTCGAGAGCCCGTCCGCCCAGTCCTTGTTGGTGGTGTCGACGTCCACCGCCGCCCCGGCCTGCTCGTCGCCGCCGCCCCGGTCGCACCCCGCCGCCAGCAGCGCCGTGGCGAGGACGAGGGCGTACCGCGCGTGCCGTCTCAGTTCCGTCATCGCCTCAACGCTCCGTTCGTGGGGAACATCTCAGTGCGAAGTCCTGAGTGCGAAGTGCGGAAAACCGGCAGGCCGCACCTCGCGCTTCGTACTGCCTCCGGATTCGCACTTCGCACCTCGCACTTCGCACTTCGCACTTTCCCTACTCCGCCGCCCGCCGCGGCGCCCCGTCCAGCTGCTCGTGGAACTCGCGGACGCGCTGCACCACCTCGCGGGCGCGCTCCCAGTGCGGCAGCGCACCGGTGGGCAGGCCCACCACCGTCACGTTCGGGCGCGTCTCCAGCTCGGGGAGCCCGGTGAAGCTCTCCAGCCGCCGGCTCTCCACCGTGCCGTGGATGATCAGCACCGGCTGGCGCAGGCGCTTGAACGTCTCCAGCGCCTCCTCGGGGAACATCCGGCCGCTCAGGAAGTCGTCCAGCGGCCGCGGCGCGCCCTCCACCCGCGCCGTCTGCGCCCCGAAGTCCACGTACTCCTCGGGAACGCCGAACTCCGGGGTGAACAGGTTCTCGCGCGCGAACTCGAAGAGCGCCTCGGGGGTGGTGAGCCGGTCGTAGAAGGCGCGCTGCACCCCGGGCAGGGTGAAGAGGAGCCGCCTCCACCCCCGCCCGATCTCCGCCGGCTCGCCGCCCAGCCCCGCCGGCTCGACCGCCACCAGTGAGCGGATCAGGTCCGGCCGCCGCCGCGCCACCTCCGCCGCGTACGTGGCCCCCAGCGACAGGCCCACCACGTCGGCGCCCCCCGCCGGGCGGATCACCCGCTCCAGGAAGTGCTCGAGCTGGTCCTCCAGCACGTCGGGCGTGTAGTCGATGTCGGGGCGGTCGCTGTGCCCGAAGCCGATCCACTCCAGCGCGTGCACCGGCCGCTCGCGCTCGCGCAGGAAGGCCCGGGCCAGCGGCCGCATCTCGTGCGCCGAGGCCACCGCGTTGATCGAGTGCAGCAGCACCAGGGGGTGGCCGCGCCCCTCGCGCGTGTAGTAGGCGTAGTGCACGTCGCCCCAGGGGACGTACTCGATGCGCATCCCCAGCGCGTTCGGCAGCTCGGTGACCGGCTTGCGGCGCCCGCGCCCGGCCCCCAGCAGGTACACGGCGTACGCCGCCGCGGCGGCCGCGGTGAGCCCCGCCGCCGCCGTGCCGGCCTTGCCGAACGGCCACCGGCCCTTCGCCTCCTTCCCCTCCTCCTCGTGCTGGTCCATCGATCCGTGCCGGGTGCTGAGTGCCGGGTGCCTGAGTACGAAAGTACGAAAGTACGAGAGTACGGAACCACGCTACTCCACGCAGCCTTCGTACCTCGTACTTTCGTACCTCCGTACTTCCGTGCTTTCCCGCGTGCTTTCTCCGCTTCAGGGCGCGCGCGCCACGGGGGCCGTCGGGGACGTCGGAGACGGCGCGGCCGGCGTCGTCGTCTGCCCGGAGGTGGCCCAGAGCGAGCCGGCGCTCGTGCGCGCCCACCGCATCGGCAGGTTCCCCGCGAAGAAGAGCGCCACCACCAGCACCGCCGCCACCCCCGCCGCCACCCACGCCGGGCGCGACAGGCGCGCCGCGTGGTGCTCGCCGGCCGCGCGGGGGGAGCGCATGTACATCACCACCACGATGCGCAGGTAGTAGAAGTACGACACCAGCGAGGTGAGCACCAGCACCACCGCCAGCATGGTGAGCCCGTTGGCCACGGC
Above is a window of Longimicrobium sp. DNA encoding:
- a CDS encoding alpha/beta hydrolase, which produces MDQHEEEGKEAKGRWPFGKAGTAAAGLTAAAAAAYAVYLLGAGRGRRKPVTELPNALGMRIEYVPWGDVHYAYYTREGRGHPLVLLHSINAVASAHEMRPLARAFLRERERPVHALEWIGFGHSDRPDIDYTPDVLEDQLEHFLERVIRPAGGADVVGLSLGATYAAEVARRRPDLIRSLVAVEPAGLGGEPAEIGRGWRRLLFTLPGVQRAFYDRLTTPEALFEFARENLFTPEFGVPEEYVDFGAQTARVEGAPRPLDDFLSGRMFPEEALETFKRLRQPVLIIHGTVESRRLESFTGLPELETRPNVTVVGLPTGALPHWERAREVVQRVREFHEQLDGAPRRAAE